One genomic region from Candidatus Micrarchaeia archaeon encodes:
- a CDS encoding KEOPS complex subunit Pcc1, translating into MKNSAELTIEVPEKEAKSIIAALKKENASNKRFSSTIYMRAGKLMIRVEAEDMVALRSTLNSYLRYLQAIEEFEQKFPGD; encoded by the coding sequence ATGAAAAACAGCGCCGAACTCACAATTGAAGTGCCGGAAAAGGAGGCAAAGAGCATAATCGCGGCCTTGAAGAAGGAAAATGCCTCAAATAAGCGCTTTTCCAGCACCATTTACATGCGTGCGGGAAAACTGATGATAAGGGTGGAAGCCGAGGACATGGTGGCCCTGCGCTCCACCCTAAACAGCTACCTGCGCTACCTGCAGGCGATAGAGGAATTCGAGCAGAAATTCCCCGGGGATTAG
- a CDS encoding prefoldin subunit beta encodes MNQPNPELEKDLVEYQNAEKQLQMVMLQKHQLQLQLNEISLALEELAKAKSDIYKATGSIMMKTTREDAEKDLKDRKNLFEIRVKTLAQQEEKAKSQLLRLQKKIEDLSKGYTPSM; translated from the coding sequence ATGAACCAACCTAATCCGGAACTCGAAAAGGACCTGGTGGAATACCAGAACGCTGAGAAACAGCTCCAGATGGTCATGCTCCAGAAGCACCAGCTCCAGCTCCAGCTCAACGAGATTTCGCTCGCGCTCGAGGAGCTCGCGAAGGCCAAAAGCGACATCTACAAGGCCACAGGGAGCATAATGATGAAAACCACGCGCGAGGACGCCGAGAAGGACCTGAAAGACCGGAAAAATCTCTTTGAGATAAGGGTGAAAACGCTCGCGCAGCAGGAGGAGAAGGCCAAATCGCAGCTTCTCAGGCTCCAGAAGAAGATAGAGGACTTGTCCAAGGGATACACTCCTTCCATGTGA
- a CDS encoding DHH family phosphoesterase produces the protein MNIAEETPRARRHSSFGDESQKPAASAGPVFGMDFPSFVKKYAKAKVAIGLHRNADPDALCSGYALSTIFPDSILITPDDMGLPAKSLAAELGIKVHEFKKTSRAQYEGLIVVDAGSYSMIKEARDWKILGLIDHHQKSPPAERIAAEFELWDAASPSTCQLVSQLIQSPEPKAAFALAVGIVSDTARFKGGNAQSFSELARLLGICGKSYKEVLEWAEPERAPEEKMAMLSALSRAKCVAYKNFVIATTTVGGNESDASSSLSEFADISFAASWKAREKTTRVSARARKNVKIAMNEIMAAIGKRFGATGGGHAKAAGANALEKPEAVLEACVSAVKDALDTD, from the coding sequence ATGAACATTGCCGAAGAGACTCCGCGAGCAAGGAGGCATTCCTCATTCGGCGATGAATCCCAAAAACCTGCTGCAAGCGCCGGCCCGGTTTTTGGGATGGATTTCCCTTCCTTCGTGAAAAAATACGCGAAAGCGAAGGTCGCCATAGGGCTCCACCGCAACGCGGACCCGGACGCGCTCTGCTCCGGCTACGCGCTGTCCACTATTTTTCCGGATTCCATATTGATTACTCCGGACGACATGGGCCTGCCTGCGAAGAGCCTCGCAGCCGAGCTCGGGATAAAAGTCCACGAATTCAAAAAAACCAGCAGGGCTCAGTACGAAGGGCTCATAGTTGTGGATGCAGGCAGCTACTCGATGATAAAAGAGGCGCGCGACTGGAAAATCCTCGGGCTCATAGACCACCACCAGAAGTCCCCTCCTGCGGAGCGCATAGCCGCGGAGTTCGAGCTGTGGGACGCCGCATCCCCGTCCACCTGCCAGCTTGTTTCCCAGCTGATCCAGAGTCCTGAGCCGAAGGCCGCGTTCGCGCTCGCAGTCGGAATCGTTTCCGACACCGCGCGCTTCAAAGGCGGGAACGCCCAGAGCTTCAGCGAGCTTGCGCGCCTTCTCGGAATTTGCGGAAAAAGCTACAAGGAAGTGCTGGAATGGGCCGAGCCCGAACGCGCGCCTGAAGAGAAAATGGCCATGCTGTCCGCGCTTTCGCGCGCGAAGTGCGTCGCCTATAAGAATTTTGTGATTGCAACAACAACCGTGGGCGGGAACGAAAGCGACGCTTCCTCCTCGCTGAGCGAGTTCGCGGACATATCCTTCGCCGCGAGCTGGAAAGCCAGGGAGAAGACCACGCGGGTTTCCGCTCGCGCAAGAAAGAACGTGAAGATAGCGATGAACGAGATAATGGCTGCCATAGGGAAGCGTTTCGGCGCAACCGGCGGAGGCCACGCGAAAGCCGCGGGTGCGAACGCCCTGGAAAAGCCGGAAGCTGTGCTCGAGGCCTGCGTTTCCGCAGTGAAGGACGCGCTCGACACGGATTGA
- a CDS encoding adenylosuccinate synthetase has translation MRTIVVGGQYGDEGKGKILSYLAVKDNPKVIVRGGVGPNAGHQVFYNGKKYGLRLIPCGFVNGSARLLIGAGVLVNPEVFLKEVAEVGGEKRSGIDFRAIAILPEHRERDKSDNSKKIGTTGTGCGPAMMDRVARVAKFVSEIPELKQYICDVEQEVNAEKDVLIEGSQGFMLSLYYGTYPFVTSKDTSASSVAADVGLGPKSIDRVIMVIKAYTTRVGNGPFPGELPVDEAVKLGFQEYGTVTGRPRRTSKDLHFEDLRKAARINSATDIAITKIDIKFQGNAGVREFSKLTSDAQEFVKNVEKEFGVPVTLIGTGPDVNDIIDLRH, from the coding sequence ATGAGAACCATAGTGGTGGGAGGCCAGTACGGTGACGAGGGAAAAGGGAAAATACTCAGCTACCTCGCAGTGAAGGACAATCCGAAAGTGATAGTGCGCGGCGGCGTAGGCCCGAACGCCGGCCACCAGGTTTTCTACAACGGGAAGAAATACGGCCTGCGGCTCATTCCCTGCGGTTTCGTTAATGGGAGCGCGCGCCTGCTCATAGGCGCAGGAGTGCTCGTGAACCCGGAGGTTTTCCTCAAGGAGGTTGCCGAAGTAGGAGGGGAAAAGCGGTCCGGAATAGATTTCCGCGCGATTGCGATACTCCCAGAGCACCGCGAGCGCGACAAGAGCGACAACTCCAAGAAAATAGGAACAACTGGAACAGGATGCGGGCCTGCAATGATGGACCGCGTCGCGAGGGTCGCGAAATTCGTCTCTGAAATTCCGGAGCTCAAGCAGTACATTTGCGACGTTGAACAGGAGGTGAACGCTGAGAAGGACGTGCTCATAGAAGGCAGCCAGGGCTTCATGCTCTCGCTCTATTACGGGACCTATCCGTTCGTGACCAGCAAGGACACTTCCGCCTCTTCGGTTGCCGCGGACGTGGGGCTGGGCCCCAAGTCCATAGACCGTGTAATCATGGTGATAAAAGCGTACACCACCCGCGTGGGGAACGGCCCGTTCCCAGGGGAGCTTCCTGTTGATGAGGCAGTGAAGCTCGGCTTCCAGGAATACGGGACCGTAACCGGAAGACCTAGAAGGACGAGCAAGGATTTGCATTTCGAGGATTTGAGGAAAGCCGCGCGCATAAACAGCGCAACCGACATCGCGATAACCAAGATAGACATAAAATTCCAGGGAAACGCGGGAGTGCGCGAATTCTCAAAACTAACCTCAGATGCGCAGGAATTCGTGAAAAACGTTGAGAAGGAATTCGGGGTTCCGGTAACTTTGATTGGAACCGGCCCGGACGTGAATGACATAATAGATTTGAGGCACTAA